A section of the Clostridium omnivorum genome encodes:
- a CDS encoding molybdopterin-binding protein, with protein MRKVKIEDAIGLAIGHDMTRVIPGTFKGVAFKKGHIITEDDVIELKKIGKENVYLDTIPEGYIHEDDCAVRIASAIADQDSFTFSEVSEGKINIISKADGILKINKEMLYNLNTIEHVAICTKFEDTPVKRGDIVASERIIPLYTRKENIEAVEETCKQSGKLINVVKYVPQKIHLIITGNEVFNGLIKDRFYEALKPKVESYGCKISSVIKAPDDKEYIKEKINEAVESGADIVVCTGGMSVDEDDITPIAIKEEADNMVVHGLPVQPGNMFLLSYKKNTPIIGVPGAVMYYKATIFDLIFPKLACKQKISKDYFINLGLGGLCDFCKVCHYPNCSFLKGR; from the coding sequence TATGACCAGGGTTATACCAGGAACGTTTAAAGGTGTGGCTTTTAAAAAAGGACACATTATTACTGAAGATGATGTTATTGAACTTAAAAAGATAGGAAAAGAAAATGTATATCTTGACACTATACCTGAGGGGTATATACACGAAGATGATTGTGCAGTAAGAATTGCCAGTGCTATAGCTGACCAAGATAGTTTTACTTTTTCTGAAGTTTCTGAAGGGAAAATAAATATAATATCAAAAGCAGATGGAATTTTAAAAATTAATAAGGAAATGTTATATAATTTAAATACTATAGAACATGTTGCTATTTGTACCAAATTTGAGGATACACCAGTAAAAAGAGGAGACATAGTAGCATCAGAGAGAATTATTCCTCTGTATACTAGAAAAGAAAACATAGAAGCTGTTGAAGAAACCTGTAAGCAGAGTGGAAAACTAATTAATGTCGTCAAATATGTACCACAAAAAATTCATCTAATTATCACTGGTAATGAGGTCTTTAATGGGCTTATAAAAGATAGGTTTTACGAAGCTTTAAAGCCTAAAGTAGAGAGTTATGGCTGTAAAATCAGCAGCGTAATAAAGGCGCCAGATGATAAGGAATATATAAAAGAAAAGATTAATGAAGCAGTTGAATCAGGTGCTGATATCGTTGTCTGTACCGGAGGCATGTCTGTAGATGAAGATGATATTACTCCAATTGCTATCAAAGAAGAAGCTGATAATATGGTAGTTCACGGATTGCCGGTTCAACCAGGAAATATGTTTTTGCTATCCTATAAAAAGAATACACCTATTATAGGAGTTCCAGGAGCAGTAATGTATTACAAAGCAACTATATTTGATTTGATTTTTCCAAAGCTTGCATGTAAGCAAAAAATAAGTAAGGATTATTTTATTAATCTTGGTTTAGGAGGACTATGTGACTTCTGTAAAGTTTGTCATTATCCAAATTGTAGCTTTTTAAAGGGAAGATAA
- a CDS encoding undecaprenyl diphosphate synthase family protein: MRIPNHIGIIPDGNRRWSVKMGLTKEKGYNMGLYPGVKLFKMCKELGVKELTYYGFTMDNTKRPSIQTKAFTNACIKAVEMLAKEDASLLVVGNTDSPMFPRELLPYTKRKEFGKGGMKVNFLVNYGWEWDLYNIASNKSSIKGSIKNSICYYLNSYDVSRVDLIIRWGGMRRLSGFLPVQSIYSDFYVVDDYWPDFKPEHLHDALSWYDKQDITLGG, encoded by the coding sequence ATGAGAATCCCTAATCATATTGGCATCATACCTGATGGCAACAGAAGATGGTCTGTAAAAATGGGTCTAACAAAAGAAAAGGGCTACAATATGGGACTTTATCCTGGTGTTAAGCTTTTCAAAATGTGCAAGGAGTTAGGAGTAAAGGAGCTTACATACTACGGATTTACAATGGATAATACAAAACGTCCTTCTATTCAAACAAAAGCATTTACAAATGCATGTATAAAGGCTGTAGAAATGTTGGCTAAAGAAGATGCATCTCTCCTAGTGGTTGGAAATACCGATTCACCAATGTTTCCAAGAGAGCTTTTACCTTACACTAAACGAAAAGAATTTGGAAAAGGCGGCATGAAAGTTAATTTTCTTGTAAATTACGGTTGGGAGTGGGATTTATATAATATTGCATCAAACAAAAGTTCTATTAAGGGCAGTATAAAAAACAGCATTTGCTACTACCTAAATTCTTATGATGTTTCTAGAGTCGATTTAATTATTCGTTGGGGAGGCATGAGAAGATTAAGCGGTTTTCTACCAGTTCAATCAATTTACTCTGATTTCTATGTTGTTGACGATTATTGGCCAGATTTCAAACCTGAACACCTACACGATGCACTTTCTTGGTATGATAAACAAGATATTACTCTAGGCGGATAA
- a CDS encoding ECF transporter S component — MNYNLSTQNKFGTRQLTVVGMLSGISIMLGLTGYGFIPLPLAKATIMHIPVIVGTLIEGPVVGMLVGLIFGIFSVIQNITTPSLLSFAFMNPLVSILPRVLIAITTYYSYKIMRGNQGVKAGVAAAIGSLTNTFGVLTMVYILYAARFAQAKHISESLVAKTIYLGIAVPNGIPEAIIAVIITVPLVMAVKKMKKQ; from the coding sequence ATGAATTACAATTTGAGCACACAGAATAAGTTTGGAACTAGACAGCTAACTGTCGTTGGAATGCTTTCAGGTATTTCAATTATGCTTGGATTAACTGGATATGGATTTATTCCACTGCCTTTAGCTAAAGCAACTATTATGCATATACCAGTAATTGTGGGTACCCTTATAGAAGGGCCAGTAGTAGGCATGCTTGTAGGGCTAATTTTTGGAATCTTTAGTGTCATTCAGAATATAACAACTCCATCATTATTATCTTTTGCATTTATGAATCCGCTGGTTTCAATTTTACCAAGGGTACTTATAGCAATTACTACTTATTATAGCTACAAAATAATGCGTGGAAACCAAGGAGTTAAAGCAGGAGTTGCTGCTGCTATAGGTTCACTTACAAATACCTTTGGAGTGTTAACAATGGTATATATCCTTTACGCAGCTAGATTTGCTCAGGCTAAACACATAAGTGAGTCATTAGTTGCTAAGACTATATATCTAGGTATTGCAGTGCCAAACGGAATACCTGAAGCTATTATTGCAGTTATAATAACTGTACCCTTAGTAATGGCTGTAAAGAAGATGAAAAAACAATAA
- a CDS encoding aldose epimerase, translating into MYEVICYKDKYDIYELKDKNTNSWVKVCPERGGIIIAYGVNGKEMLYLDSDTFYDEKANIRGGIPILFPICGQLANGCYEFNGKSYTMKNHGVARISKWIVVNKEDRDQASITIKLESNEETREMYPFDFELIFTYILKDGKLQILQQYKNNSDVKMPIYAGFHPYFYAENKNVNYRTDATKYIDLNDNKIKDFKGAIDLSKMKESAVFINAKKRSISFRIEELNSNIDMQYGEEFKYVVLWSVENKNFVCVEPWMAMTNSFNTKQDIYFIESGEKVNTYLDITVSNY; encoded by the coding sequence ATGTATGAAGTAATTTGTTATAAGGATAAATATGATATTTATGAATTGAAGGATAAGAATACAAATTCTTGGGTAAAAGTATGTCCTGAACGTGGTGGAATAATTATTGCTTATGGAGTAAATGGCAAAGAAATGCTGTATTTGGACTCAGATACTTTTTATGATGAAAAGGCGAATATAAGAGGGGGAATTCCAATCCTATTTCCAATATGCGGACAGCTTGCTAATGGATGTTATGAGTTTAATGGAAAAAGCTATACTATGAAAAACCATGGAGTAGCTAGAATATCTAAGTGGATAGTTGTTAATAAGGAAGATAGGGATCAAGCTTCAATAACTATAAAACTCGAAAGCAATGAAGAAACTAGGGAAATGTATCCCTTTGATTTTGAACTTATATTTACATATATTTTAAAAGATGGGAAGCTTCAAATATTGCAGCAGTACAAAAATAATTCAGATGTAAAAATGCCAATATATGCAGGTTTTCACCCATATTTTTATGCTGAAAATAAAAATGTTAACTATAGAACTGATGCAACGAAATATATCGATTTAAATGATAATAAAATAAAAGACTTCAAGGGTGCTATAGATTTAAGCAAAATGAAGGAGTCTGCAGTATTTATAAACGCAAAGAAAAGGAGCATTTCTTTTAGAATTGAAGAGCTAAACAGCAATATTGATATGCAATATGGGGAAGAGTTTAAATATGTTGTGCTTTGGTCAGTAGAAAATAAGAATTTTGTATGCGTAGAACCTTGGATGGCAATGACAAATTCCTTTAATACTAAGCAAGACATTTATTTCATAGAATCAGGAGAGAAAGTTAATACCTATTTAGATATTACAGTATCAAATTATTAA
- a CDS encoding S8 family peptidase — translation MMYFNRFLIIPISLFLIINSYFPSVGISNVIKEKLNSSYLQSTTTLENKLESPEINDPDFEFQWAVTSTESNKAWKLVNQKRTVKVAIVDTGVDYNHPDLKNRVLTELGYNFIDNNNDVMDDNWHGTHVAGIIAAEMNNNQGITGIVGPLDVKIIPVKVLDKNGQGDSPIIAEGIKYAVDKGADIINISIGFKVKDTYIEEAVNYAKQKGVLVVAAAGNDNSNCDSYSPAGDKGVFTVSAVDNSYNKASFSNYGSTVMVAAPGVDIISTVPDNSYEYRNGTSMAAPTVVGIAAMLKAENPKLTSDEIEKILISSSNDIMAKGKDDYSGYGFVNAYKALQMVQALEKENVLNKLLNINYTKKF, via the coding sequence ATGATGTATTTTAATAGATTTCTTATTATACCAATATCTCTATTTCTTATTATTAATTCTTACTTTCCTAGCGTGGGAATAAGTAATGTTATTAAAGAAAAGCTAAATAGCTCTTATTTACAGAGCACAACTACATTAGAAAATAAATTAGAGAGTCCTGAAATTAATGATCCAGATTTTGAGTTTCAATGGGCAGTTACTTCTACTGAAAGTAATAAGGCTTGGAAGTTAGTAAATCAAAAGAGAACTGTAAAAGTGGCTATAGTGGATACAGGAGTTGATTACAACCATCCTGATTTAAAGAATAGAGTCCTTACAGAGCTTGGTTATAATTTCATAGACAATAATAATGATGTTATGGATGATAATTGGCATGGAACACATGTAGCAGGTATTATTGCAGCTGAAATGAACAATAACCAGGGAATTACAGGGATAGTAGGACCACTGGACGTAAAAATAATTCCTGTTAAGGTGCTTGATAAAAATGGACAAGGTGATTCACCTATTATAGCTGAGGGTATTAAATATGCTGTTGATAAAGGCGCAGATATAATTAATATAAGCATAGGGTTTAAGGTAAAGGACACTTATATTGAGGAAGCAGTTAATTATGCAAAACAAAAGGGAGTGCTGGTAGTTGCTGCTGCAGGAAATGATAACAGTAATTGTGATTCATACAGTCCTGCAGGAGATAAGGGTGTTTTCACAGTATCCGCAGTTGATAATTCTTATAATAAAGCAAGCTTTTCAAATTATGGATCTACTGTTATGGTTGCAGCACCTGGAGTTGATATTATTAGTACAGTACCTGATAATTCTTATGAGTATAGAAATGGTACAAGCATGGCAGCACCTACAGTGGTAGGAATTGCTGCAATGTTAAAGGCAGAAAATCCAAAACTTACTTCTGATGAAATTGAAAAAATATTGATTTCAAGTTCAAATGACATTATGGCTAAGGGTAAAGATGACTATTCTGGATACGGTTTTGTAAATGCCTATAAAGCATTGCAAATGGTGCAAGCTTTAGAAAAAGAGAATGTGTTAAATAAATTATTAAATATAAATTATACTAAAAAGTTTTAA
- a CDS encoding CCA tRNA nucleotidyltransferase encodes MKEKFMDIQLPPSVALILNTLTCNNYKAYIVGGCVRDSLLGKSPKDWDITTSALPHQIMKLFNKTIPTGLKHGTVTVVINNEHFEVTTFRIESTYSDNRHPDQVFFTSNIEEDLSRRDFTINAMAYNKSESLVDIFHGQKDLNTKIIRCVGNPSERFNEDALRMIRAIRFSTQLSFHLDEATTSSIILNNSLIKNISMERIRDELCKILMCSEPSIGIRLLQHTGLLKYILPELNKCVGFQQHNPHHHLDVFEHTMLVLDTTPEDLIIRLAALFHDVAKPKCFTMDENGNGHFYMHEVESSIDAEKILKRLRFDNNTIKRVCILIKEHMQGNNSLKTSSIKRLIARVGTENLNSLFELKIADIKAHMPPHTFDIVYDLREKAAKIISEQQPLNIKDLAIDGTDLINIGIPKGKTIGIILNNLLDAVIENPHLNNRSILLNQALNTYSEIKKD; translated from the coding sequence ATAAAGGAGAAATTTATGGACATTCAATTACCACCTTCTGTGGCATTAATATTAAATACATTAACTTGTAACAATTACAAAGCTTATATTGTAGGTGGCTGCGTAAGAGATTCTCTTTTAGGAAAATCTCCAAAAGATTGGGATATTACTACTAGTGCTCTTCCACACCAGATTATGAAGCTATTTAATAAAACTATCCCTACAGGTCTGAAGCATGGTACTGTAACAGTGGTTATTAATAATGAACATTTTGAAGTAACTACCTTTAGAATTGAAAGTACTTATTCTGACAATCGTCACCCAGATCAAGTATTTTTCACTTCTAATATTGAAGAAGATTTGAGCAGAAGGGATTTTACAATTAATGCTATGGCCTATAACAAATCTGAATCTCTAGTAGATATATTTCATGGTCAAAAGGACTTAAACACTAAAATTATTCGCTGTGTTGGTAATCCAAGTGAACGTTTTAATGAGGATGCCCTCAGGATGATAAGGGCTATAAGGTTCAGTACACAACTTAGCTTTCATTTAGATGAAGCTACCACTAGCTCTATTATCCTTAATAATTCACTAATTAAAAATATAAGTATGGAAAGAATCCGAGATGAATTATGTAAAATTCTTATGTGCAGTGAACCTAGCATTGGTATTAGATTACTTCAGCACACTGGATTGCTCAAATACATATTACCTGAGCTTAACAAGTGCGTAGGCTTTCAGCAACATAATCCTCATCATCACTTAGATGTATTTGAACACACAATGCTAGTCCTAGACACTACACCTGAGGATTTGATAATAAGACTAGCGGCTCTTTTTCACGATGTTGCTAAGCCTAAATGTTTTACTATGGACGAAAATGGCAATGGTCATTTTTACATGCATGAAGTAGAAAGCTCTATAGATGCTGAAAAAATACTCAAAAGATTACGTTTTGATAATAATACCATTAAAAGAGTATGCATTTTAATTAAAGAACATATGCAAGGAAATAACAGCCTTAAAACCTCATCAATTAAAAGACTTATAGCTAGAGTTGGAACTGAAAACCTAAATAGTCTTTTTGAACTCAAGATTGCCGATATAAAGGCTCACATGCCACCTCATACCTTTGATATTGTATACGATTTAAGAGAAAAAGCTGCAAAGATTATAAGTGAACAGCAGCCATTGAATATTAAAGATTTAGCTATTGATGGTACAGATTTAATTAATATTGGAATACCTAAAGGAAAGACAATAGGGATTATACTAAATAATCTTCTTGATGCTGTAATCGAAAATCCTCATTTAAATAATAGAAGTATATTATTAAATCAAGCTCTTAATACTTATAGTGAAATAAAAAAAGACTAG
- a CDS encoding flavin reductase family protein: MTKQIFKGSAMLNPVPVVLVTSRNTEGKVNVFTVGWTGTACTRPPMVTIAVRPERLSYEFISENGEFAINLPTADMVKKVDYCGVKSGRINDKIAEMNFKLEPSEKISVPIITQCPVALECKVVNNIPLGSHNLLIAEIISVHVEENLIDQNGKIHLEKANLLCYSHGEYFPVPSKSIGKFGFSVKRKNKK; encoded by the coding sequence ATGACCAAACAAATTTTCAAAGGAAGTGCAATGCTAAATCCAGTTCCTGTGGTACTTGTAACCTCTAGGAATACCGAAGGAAAAGTAAATGTATTCACTGTTGGCTGGACCGGTACTGCCTGCACAAGACCACCTATGGTTACAATTGCAGTTAGGCCGGAGAGATTATCCTATGAATTTATTTCTGAAAATGGAGAATTTGCAATTAATCTTCCTACTGCCGATATGGTTAAAAAAGTTGATTATTGCGGTGTTAAGTCTGGTAGAATTAATGATAAGATAGCAGAAATGAACTTTAAACTTGAACCTTCTGAAAAAATATCTGTTCCAATAATAACTCAATGTCCAGTGGCACTAGAATGTAAGGTTGTTAATAATATACCTTTAGGAAGTCATAATCTACTTATTGCAGAAATAATTTCAGTGCATGTAGAAGAAAATTTGATAGATCAAAATGGAAAAATACATTTAGAAAAAGCCAATTTATTGTGCTACTCCCATGGTGAATATTTTCCAGTGCCTTCAAAGTCTATAGGTAAATTTGGATTTTCTGTAAAAAGAAAGAATAAAAAATAA
- a CDS encoding VIT and vWA domain-containing protein gives MLGYGLKGSKEFRNNVALKQVGLQGNICGEFVELSVNQVYENIGEQNIDGIYSFPIPDTAVITGFEATLGGRTLKAMVEDQKEAAKLYDEAVLKGINTLSLEEPNSGMFQFSIGQILPGESVKIKLSYMDRLIYENDSLKLVVPAILAPRSIEHNSKQENYIQDNYKVSLNLLIEPLSKLKIESPTHDIKIEWEEDINLAKVTFSDDLFSLDKDLVLIMKEEKLQEASGMIYKYQEDGEEKGILYLRFIPKLTSSEEEKPNNYMFLVDISESMQGEKLEEAKNALQLCIRNLSEGDSFNIVAFSSELEYFSEFGKVPFNEDNLKRASEWIEKLSAKGGSNILEALKYSLSESNLIGHSTVLLFTDDMMEDENEIIEYVDKNIGDNRLFTFGIDTSANSYMINKLANVGFGRPEFIYEDERIDDVILRQFSRIENPQVDITEIDWGEVKVESTYPRTIDYLYDREPFAIFAKVSGNITGKVTVKGKVDEKEYIKSIDLDSLDLEENAQLILKVWSRNRIESIDEHLKGERGSTAEAMHNKIIELSRESGIISTATSFVMLEQMEDLVLGMPITRIIPLKASEQTIKNIADAKFIESPGFVYKSANKIISNNERNNLLLDKKYPREAILRILALNQYADGSFSNINEEDNYKKIATTASVLLGFTMGKEDILLYMNQLNKSIKYLLQSIQKNSNEYDVPLYTITALALKAALEKDILKGTMEMLVQDSIEMIKTKLVGKSSEMVLKILNSSIRSSLKDIARCLFKVSKDGKYIEEVLNIKDEKNSIDSLAKLSILKAL, from the coding sequence ATGCTTGGATATGGACTTAAAGGCAGCAAGGAATTTCGAAATAATGTAGCTTTAAAGCAGGTAGGACTTCAAGGAAACATTTGTGGTGAGTTTGTTGAGCTAAGTGTAAATCAAGTTTATGAAAACATAGGGGAGCAGAATATTGATGGAATTTACAGCTTTCCAATTCCTGATACCGCAGTAATTACTGGTTTTGAAGCTACATTGGGTGGAAGAACACTTAAAGCTATGGTGGAGGATCAGAAGGAAGCAGCTAAACTATACGATGAGGCTGTATTAAAGGGGATAAATACCCTATCCTTAGAGGAGCCAAACTCCGGAATGTTTCAATTCAGCATAGGTCAAATCTTACCGGGAGAATCTGTTAAAATAAAGTTATCCTATATGGATAGACTGATATATGAAAATGATAGTTTGAAGCTTGTTGTACCAGCAATTTTAGCACCAAGATCCATAGAGCATAATTCAAAGCAAGAAAATTACATACAAGATAATTATAAAGTGAGCCTAAACCTTTTAATTGAACCATTGAGCAAGTTAAAGATTGAATCCCCAACTCATGATATAAAAATTGAATGGGAGGAAGACATAAATTTAGCAAAGGTAACTTTTAGTGATGACTTATTTTCCTTAGATAAAGATTTAGTGCTTATAATGAAAGAGGAAAAGCTTCAGGAAGCTAGCGGCATGATTTATAAATACCAAGAAGATGGTGAGGAAAAAGGGATCTTATATCTTAGGTTTATACCCAAGTTAACCAGTAGTGAAGAGGAAAAACCTAATAATTATATGTTCCTTGTAGATATTTCCGAATCCATGCAGGGAGAGAAGCTTGAAGAAGCGAAAAATGCCCTTCAATTATGTATAAGAAATCTATCGGAAGGTGACAGCTTTAATATTGTTGCTTTCAGCTCAGAACTTGAATACTTTTCTGAATTTGGTAAAGTGCCATTTAATGAAGACAATCTAAAAAGAGCATCAGAATGGATTGAAAAGCTTTCTGCTAAGGGTGGGTCTAATATACTAGAAGCATTAAAGTACTCGCTTTCAGAAAGTAATTTAATAGGACACAGCACTGTTCTTCTTTTTACTGACGATATGATGGAAGATGAAAATGAAATAATAGAATATGTGGATAAGAATATAGGGGATAACAGGCTATTTACATTTGGAATTGATACCTCAGCGAACAGTTATATGATTAATAAGCTTGCTAATGTTGGATTTGGAAGACCTGAATTCATATATGAAGATGAAAGAATAGATGATGTAATATTAAGGCAGTTTAGTAGAATAGAAAATCCGCAAGTAGATATCACTGAAATTGACTGGGGAGAGGTTAAAGTCGAAAGTACTTATCCTAGAACAATTGACTACCTCTACGATAGGGAACCTTTTGCAATATTTGCTAAGGTAAGTGGAAATATCACGGGTAAAGTTACTGTTAAAGGAAAAGTAGATGAGAAAGAATATATTAAATCTATTGACTTAGACAGTTTAGATTTGGAAGAAAATGCTCAGCTAATATTAAAGGTTTGGAGTAGAAACAGAATTGAATCAATTGATGAGCATTTAAAGGGAGAAAGAGGAAGTACAGCTGAGGCTATGCATAATAAAATTATTGAATTGTCTAGAGAGTCAGGTATTATAAGTACTGCAACTTCCTTTGTAATGTTAGAACAGATGGAAGATTTAGTATTAGGCATGCCAATTACAAGAATAATTCCACTTAAAGCCTCTGAACAGACTATTAAAAATATTGCAGATGCAAAATTCATTGAATCACCGGGATTTGTATATAAATCTGCAAATAAGATAATTTCTAATAATGAAAGAAATAATCTTTTGCTTGATAAGAAGTATCCAAGGGAAGCTATTCTTAGAATTTTGGCTTTAAATCAATATGCAGATGGAAGTTTTTCAAATATAAATGAAGAAGATAATTATAAAAAAATAGCCACTACTGCCAGTGTACTGCTTGGATTTACAATGGGAAAAGAAGATATTCTGCTATATATGAATCAGTTAAATAAGTCTATCAAATACTTGCTTCAAAGCATTCAAAAAAATAGCAATGAATATGACGTACCTTTATATACAATAACAGCATTAGCTTTAAAGGCAGCGCTGGAAAAAGATATATTAAAGGGAACCATGGAGATGCTTGTACAAGATAGCATTGAAATGATTAAAACAAAGCTTGTGGGAAAAAGTAGTGAAATGGTCTTAAAGATACTTAATAGCTCTATAAGATCATCTTTAAAGGATATAGCAAGATGTCTATTTAAAGTATCAAAAGATGGCAAGTATATTGAAGAAGTTTTGAATATTAAAGATGAAAAAAATTCTATTGATAGTCTAGCTAAATTGTCAATATTAAAAGCTCTTTAA
- a CDS encoding 2'-5' RNA ligase family protein, whose amino-acid sequence MRYVIACLLSDEALNFHENLTNDICKKYEVKRQRLPGHFTLKAPFETDNIDELLHILKEFSFQNSKAPIELKNYGHFREDVVYMSVYPSTAAVQIYDNLIDVLKTIKWLEWKKNEGTGRIFHCTLISKIPKGKFQGIWNYSNQFKFHFNTFFDNITVLRWEKDKWGIYEEFKL is encoded by the coding sequence ATGAGATATGTAATTGCATGCTTATTAAGTGATGAAGCATTAAATTTTCATGAAAATCTTACAAATGATATATGCAAAAAATACGAAGTTAAGCGTCAAAGACTTCCAGGTCATTTTACTTTAAAAGCTCCTTTTGAAACAGATAACATTGATGAACTATTGCACATTCTTAAAGAATTTAGTTTTCAAAACTCTAAAGCTCCAATTGAACTTAAGAATTATGGTCATTTTAGAGAAGATGTGGTTTATATGTCTGTTTATCCATCAACTGCTGCAGTTCAAATTTATGATAATTTAATTGATGTACTTAAAACTATTAAGTGGTTAGAGTGGAAAAAAAATGAAGGCACGGGAAGAATATTTCACTGTACATTGATTTCAAAAATACCTAAAGGTAAGTTTCAAGGAATTTGGAATTACTCAAATCAGTTTAAATTTCATTTTAATACATTCTTTGACAATATAACAGTGTTAAGATGGGAAAAAGATAAATGGGGTATCTATGAAGAATTTAAGCTATAA
- a CDS encoding glycosyltransferase family 4 protein, whose amino-acid sequence MKILILSWEYPPKNIGGISNHVFFISKALVKLNHEVHIVTCKDSVDKDYENCEGVHVHRVKPYNIHTEDFTKWVMHLNYAMIEEGVKIAASTGNFDIIHAHDWLSAYSGRALKWILRIPLVCTMHATEYGRNGGLRNEMQNYISNTEKMLIEESWKVVTCSRYMRKEVSDLFKTSWDKIWEIPNGVNTEQFEFEFNKEEFRRKFANNNERIILFVGRHVYEKGIHILIDAAANIVKKYGGVKFIISGKGSMTEELKRRVRDYGLDEKIIFPGYVEDETRNKLFKISDVVVFPSIYEPFGIAALEAMAAGCPVIASDVGGLSELIQNRVNGLKFESGSKEDLISNLIEVLDDKSLANYLADGGMNTVSEKYSWRKAAELTVEMYSLIQKEAKNTEWIGAEEFKNISAKDELVKFKETEKKFNNHIDNLTKELVQKDNELEIMSDEYKKSREQCEKELKSLARELKKKDKLLKNYEKELNKIDSKETKKVGEALTVEHSEEQKPKKKRKAPAKKSSKKSENEKETVVEE is encoded by the coding sequence ATGAAAATTCTTATTTTGTCTTGGGAGTATCCACCAAAGAATATTGGGGGTATATCTAACCATGTGTTTTTTATTTCGAAAGCATTAGTTAAATTAAATCATGAAGTTCATATAGTAACTTGCAAGGATTCTGTAGATAAAGATTATGAAAATTGCGAAGGGGTTCATGTCCATAGAGTAAAACCTTATAATATCCATACTGAAGATTTTACTAAATGGGTTATGCATCTAAATTATGCAATGATCGAAGAAGGCGTAAAAATAGCTGCAAGTACTGGGAATTTTGATATAATCCACGCACACGATTGGCTTTCGGCATATAGCGGTAGAGCATTGAAATGGATATTACGTATTCCTTTAGTATGTACTATGCATGCCACTGAGTATGGTCGTAATGGTGGTTTGAGGAATGAAATGCAAAACTATATTTCAAATACTGAAAAGATGCTAATTGAAGAGTCTTGGAAAGTTGTAACTTGCAGTAGATATATGAGAAAAGAGGTTTCAGATTTATTTAAAACAAGCTGGGATAAAATATGGGAGATACCTAATGGAGTCAATACAGAGCAATTTGAATTTGAATTCAATAAAGAGGAATTCAGAAGAAAATTTGCAAATAATAATGAAAGGATAATATTGTTTGTTGGAAGACATGTATATGAAAAAGGTATACATATATTAATTGATGCTGCAGCAAATATTGTAAAAAAATATGGCGGTGTTAAATTTATAATAAGTGGAAAAGGCTCAATGACAGAAGAACTAAAAAGAAGAGTAAGAGATTATGGACTTGACGAAAAAATAATATTTCCTGGATATGTGGAGGATGAGACTAGAAACAAACTTTTCAAGATATCAGACGTAGTGGTTTTTCCATCCATATATGAACCATTTGGTATTGCTGCATTAGAAGCTATGGCTGCAGGCTGTCCGGTTATTGCATCGGATGTTGGTGGGCTTTCTGAGCTAATCCAAAATAGAGTTAATGGATTAAAATTTGAAAGTGGCTCTAAAGAAGATTTAATTAGTAATTTAATTGAGGTTCTTGATGATAAAAGCTTAGCTAATTATTTGGCAGACGGTGGAATGAATACTGTTAGTGAAAAATACTCTTGGAGAAAAGCGGCAGAACTAACCGTAGAGATGTATTCACTTATTCAGAAGGAGGCAAAAAATACTGAATGGATTGGGGCGGAAGAATTTAAGAATATCTCTGCCAAAGATGAACTAGTGAAATTTAAAGAGACAGAAAAGAAATTTAATAATCATATCGATAACCTGACTAAAGAGCTAGTTCAAAAGGATAATGAGTTAGAAATTATGAGTGATGAATATAAAAAGAGCAGGGAACAGTGCGAAAAAGAACTAAAGTCTCTTGCTAGGGAGTTAAAAAAGAAGGATAAGTTACTTAAAAACTACGAAAAAGAATTAAATAAAATTGATAGTAAAGAAACTAAAAAAGTAGGTGAAGCTTTAACGGTTGAACACAGTGAGGAACAAAAACCAAAGAAAAAAAGAAAAGCACCTGCTAAAAAAAGCAGCAAGAAGAGTGAAAATGAAAAGGAAACTGTAGTTGAGGAATAA